In Rhizobium jaguaris, a single window of DNA contains:
- the ltnD gene encoding L-threonate dehydrogenase: protein MAAHTDNTDRQPKIAVIGLGSMGIGMALSLRRAGLDVIGFDVSPASMDRFLREGGRCGQTPAEAAEGADIVVSVVVNAAQTEAVLFGEDGVAAAMSPAGVFISSATMDPAIARKLAERLEKDARHYLDAPISGGAARAGTGELTVMASGSSTAFEKARPALDAMASKVYELGPTAGTGAAFKMINQLLAGVHIAAACEAISLAAKQGLDLNMVYEVITASAGNSWMFENRIPHVLSGDYSPLSAIEIFVKDLGIVQDMARAERYPAPIAAAALQMYLAAAGAGMGRDDDASLARVYAQLSGATLPAKHDGKP, encoded by the coding sequence ATGGCAGCCCATACAGACAATACTGACCGCCAGCCCAAAATAGCCGTGATAGGCCTCGGCTCCATGGGCATCGGCATGGCGCTGTCGCTTCGAAGGGCCGGGCTGGACGTGATCGGTTTCGATGTCTCCCCGGCATCGATGGATCGATTTCTAAGGGAGGGCGGTCGATGCGGCCAAACCCCGGCCGAGGCTGCCGAAGGAGCAGACATTGTCGTTTCCGTGGTCGTCAATGCTGCGCAAACCGAGGCGGTGCTTTTCGGTGAGGACGGTGTCGCTGCGGCAATGTCTCCCGCCGGCGTCTTCATATCCTCGGCGACAATGGATCCTGCCATCGCAAGGAAGCTGGCTGAACGGTTGGAAAAGGACGCCCGGCACTATCTCGATGCGCCTATATCGGGGGGGGCCGCAAGGGCAGGGACCGGCGAACTGACCGTCATGGCATCGGGTTCGAGCACAGCTTTCGAAAAGGCGCGGCCAGCTCTCGATGCCATGGCGTCGAAAGTCTACGAACTCGGGCCGACAGCTGGCACGGGGGCCGCATTCAAGATGATCAACCAGCTTCTAGCAGGAGTTCACATCGCTGCTGCCTGCGAAGCGATCAGCCTTGCGGCCAAGCAGGGCCTCGATCTGAATATGGTCTATGAGGTCATCACGGCATCGGCAGGCAATTCATGGATGTTTGAAAACCGCATTCCGCATGTGCTGTCGGGCGATTACAGCCCGCTCAGTGCCATCGAGATCTTCGTCAAGGATCTGGGGATCGTCCAGGATATGGCGCGAGCCGAACGATATCCGGCACCGATTGCGGCTGCGGCGCTGCAAATGTATCTGGCCGCCGCCGGTGCCGGCATGGGGCGGGATGACGATGCCTCCCTCGCCCGCGTCTATGCGCAACTTTCCGGGGCGACTCTGCCCGCAAAGCATGATGGCAAACCCTGA
- a CDS encoding DUF488 domain-containing protein: MAPTHLKLKRVYEEPANEDGRRVLVDRLWPRGLSKNEAKLADWIKDVAPSPELRKWFGHRPERFADFRERYRQELASNPAVQTLLHLDGPVTLVYGAKDPVHNHAVVLLEFLKTLEAHGS; the protein is encoded by the coding sequence ATGGCTCCCACACACTTGAAGTTGAAACGAGTATATGAGGAACCCGCAAACGAAGACGGGCGAAGAGTGCTCGTTGATCGGCTATGGCCACGCGGTCTATCCAAGAACGAAGCGAAGCTCGCTGACTGGATCAAGGATGTGGCCCCATCCCCGGAACTCAGGAAGTGGTTTGGTCATAGGCCGGAACGGTTCGCGGACTTTCGGGAAAGATACCGGCAAGAGCTGGCATCGAACCCGGCCGTTCAGACGCTGCTCCATTTAGATGGACCCGTGACGCTGGTGTACGGCGCAAAGGATCCGGTGCACAACCACGCAGTCGTGCTTTTGGAGTTTCTCAAGACCTTGGAAGCCCACGGCTCATAG